In one window of Methanothrix sp. DNA:
- a CDS encoding mechanosensitive ion channel domain-containing protein — protein sequence MVSYTLENVTVYPAAVVNETIETITAQSSNSSLTILYSALSRIDPIALIANLVIIIVILIGTEIAAKIADRMLQRYFLSFADRMLKNNILRAEHVEEERTRTFHIIIRRIVVAAIYLAGIALVILQIPQLYRIAVALLAGAGLAGLAIGFAAKDALSNLISGLFIAVFQPIRVGDYVTFRNDYGYVEDITLRHTVICTWDKRRIVVPNSVISTEVIVNWSMRDPVSVWTVDFLIQDASKIDRAKSIILEIAKSQPHVLKEMEIKVLLVDSSKDGNRLRLYFNSPNRDLAFDTGCQILEEAKKVFMKEGIG from the coding sequence TCACAGTTTACCCCGCTGCTGTCGTCAATGAAACCATAGAGACAATAACGGCACAGAGCAGCAACAGCTCCCTCACGATACTCTACAGCGCCCTGAGCAGGATAGATCCCATAGCGCTCATAGCAAACCTTGTTATAATAATTGTAATCCTCATCGGGACGGAGATCGCCGCGAAGATCGCGGATCGAATGCTGCAGAGGTACTTTTTGAGCTTTGCTGACAGGATGCTCAAGAACAACATACTCAGAGCAGAGCATGTCGAGGAGGAGCGGACCAGGACATTTCACATCATAATAAGAAGGATCGTGGTCGCGGCGATCTACCTTGCCGGCATCGCTCTTGTCATACTCCAGATCCCACAGCTGTACAGGATAGCTGTCGCGCTGCTCGCCGGCGCCGGCCTGGCAGGCCTGGCGATAGGCTTCGCAGCGAAGGATGCTCTTTCAAACCTCATATCAGGGCTGTTCATAGCGGTCTTCCAGCCGATACGCGTCGGCGACTATGTCACCTTCCGCAACGACTACGGGTATGTGGAGGATATCACGCTGAGGCACACGGTCATATGCACCTGGGATAAGAGGAGGATTGTGGTTCCGAACAGCGTGATATCCACAGAGGTCATAGTGAACTGGTCCATGCGGGATCCGGTATCGGTATGGACGGTCGATTTCCTGATACAGGACGCATCAAAGATAGACAGAGCAAAATCTATAATCCTGGAGATCGCGAAGAGCCAGCCACATGTTCTGAAGGAGATGGAGATCAAGGTCCTTCTTGTGGATAGCAGTAAGGACGGCAACAGGCTGCGCCTTTACTTCAACTCCCCCAACAGGGACCTGGCGTTCGACACAGGATGCCAGATACTCGAGGAGGCGAAGAAGGTCTTCATGAAAGAGGGGATAGGCTAG